One genomic window of Pseudomonas aeruginosa includes the following:
- a CDS encoding START domain-containing protein yields the protein MRGILRMTVLAAAVFGVAGNALAEDWKLAKDEDGVKVYLSSVQGSKYKAYRGVTDIKADVATIEALQEDVKGSCKWIHACAEMKLLKQEGADAWTYSKIDMPWPVTGRDVVIHVTTEKTADGTVIRHLKADPTYIPEEKGQIRVPKLVGEWKLQPKGQGVTEVTYQVETEPGGSIPSWLANSFVVDAPLNTLKGLRSAAEKR from the coding sequence ATGCGTGGCATTTTGCGTATGACCGTGCTGGCTGCCGCAGTGTTCGGGGTGGCCGGCAATGCGCTGGCCGAAGACTGGAAGCTGGCCAAGGACGAGGATGGCGTGAAGGTCTACCTCAGCAGTGTCCAGGGCTCCAAGTACAAGGCTTATCGCGGCGTTACCGACATCAAGGCCGACGTGGCGACCATCGAGGCGCTGCAGGAGGACGTCAAGGGTTCCTGCAAGTGGATCCATGCCTGCGCCGAGATGAAACTCCTGAAGCAGGAAGGCGCCGACGCCTGGACCTACTCGAAGATCGACATGCCCTGGCCAGTTACCGGTCGCGACGTGGTCATCCATGTCACCACCGAGAAGACTGCGGATGGCACCGTGATCCGTCACCTTAAGGCCGATCCGACCTATATCCCCGAGGAAAAGGGCCAGATCCGCGTGCCCAAGCTGGTCGGCGAGTGGAAGTTGCAGCCGAAGGGGCAGGGCGTGACGGAAGTGACCTACCAGGTGGAAACCGAGCCGGGTGGCAGCATTCCTTCCTGGTTGGCCAACAGCTTCGTGGTCGACGCGCCGCTGAACACCCTCAAGGGCCTGCGTAGCGCTGCCGAGAAGCGCTGA
- a CDS encoding YkgJ family cysteine cluster protein, which produces MQCRAGCGACCIAPSISSPLPGMPAGKPAGVRCLHLDENHLCGLFGRPERPAVCGQFGADPEICGDSREQALALIAEWEVITAA; this is translated from the coding sequence ATGCAATGTAGAGCCGGCTGCGGCGCCTGCTGCATAGCACCGTCGATTTCCTCTCCGCTGCCGGGTATGCCGGCCGGCAAGCCCGCGGGCGTACGCTGCCTGCACCTGGACGAAAACCATCTCTGCGGGCTGTTCGGCCGACCGGAGCGACCGGCCGTATGCGGCCAGTTCGGCGCCGATCCGGAAATCTGCGGCGACAGCCGTGAGCAGGCGCTAGCCCTGATCGCGGAGTGGGAAGTCATCACTGCCGCTTGA
- a CDS encoding DMT family protein, translating to MPVWLQTALLLACSNLFMTFAWYGHLKTLNSKPWIIAALISWGIALFEYLLQVPANRIGYTELSVGQLKIMQEVITLAIFVPFSVYFMQQPLKLDYLWAGLCLLGAVYFIFRA from the coding sequence ATGCCCGTCTGGCTGCAAACCGCCTTGTTGCTAGCCTGTTCCAACCTGTTCATGACCTTCGCCTGGTATGGTCATCTGAAGACTCTCAACAGCAAGCCCTGGATCATCGCCGCCCTGATCAGTTGGGGTATCGCGCTGTTCGAATACCTGCTGCAGGTACCGGCCAACCGCATCGGCTACACCGAACTCTCGGTCGGCCAACTGAAGATCATGCAGGAAGTCATCACCTTGGCGATCTTCGTCCCGTTCAGCGTCTACTTCATGCAGCAGCCGCTGAAACTGGACTACCTCTGGGCCGGCCTGTGCCTGCTCGGCGCGGTGTACTTCATCTTCCGCGCCTGA